The genomic interval TAATAGTCGGGGCCGTAGTCCGGACGCGGACCGGGCTCGCCGTCATTGCCGCCGCCCTGGGCGAGCGCGACGGCATGGAATTTGTTCACCTGCGCCTTGGTCCGCGCGGCGAAGCCGAGATGGGTGCCGTTGCCCGCGCTGGCGGGCTTGCCGTCATGCGGCGCGCCGATCCAGAACTCGGGATAGGCCTCGCCATAGCCGATCGCATGCGGCGAGAAATCGGCGACGCGCTTGAAGCCCAGCGCCGCCAGCACCGCGTCGTAGAACTTCGCGGCGCGGTCGAAATCGGCGACGCCGACCGAGACATGATGGAGCATTGTCGAAATCCCCTCGAAGATCGCGTGGCAAACGAGAAGCTTTCGCGCCTACGCCGTCAAGCGAAAAGCCAGGCGGGCTTGGTCAATTCGACCACGCTGCTGCCAATTGTGACAGGAGCGTCCCCGGCCTCCTCCAGACGGTCGAGACGGATGAGGGCGAAGTCCGCCGAGACGACCTCGCCGATGTCCTTGCCGCCGGCGCTCACCGCCGCGCCGGGCTCGCCTTTCAGCGGCAGGAGCCGCTTGCGCGCCGTGCCGCGATGCTTCATCCGCGCGGTCAATTCCTGGCCGACATAGCAGCCCTTGGTGAAATCCACCGCGTGGAGTTCGTCCAGGTCGGCGTCGAGCGCGAACATCCGGTCGGAGCCGAAATCGCCCGCCTCGGGCACGCCCAGGGCAAGGCGATGGGCGTGGTAGGCGGCGGTCGGAAGCAGGTCCTGGCGCATCTCGCCCCGGGCGATGACGGCGCGGCGGCCGAGCGC from Rhizomicrobium sp. carries:
- a CDS encoding VOC family protein, with the protein product MLHHVSVGVADFDRAAKFYDAVLAALGFKRVADFSPHAIGYGEAYPEFWIGAPHDGKPASAGNGTHLGFAARTKAQVNKFHAVALAQGGGNDGEPGPRPDYGPDYYGAFVFDLDGNKIEATLRPAPAAPAKAPKKKAKKAVKKKAVKKAAKKAVKTKAKKKKSRR